The window GCTGATGTGAAGGGCTTGTCTTCCGCCCAATCATTGAGCAGCAATTATGGCGAAATGGCCGAAAAAGCCGGTGCGAAAATCGTGCCGGTAGACGGTATGGCGCAAGCGCTGGCGCTGGTGCAGCAAAGCCGTGCCGACTTTACCTTTAATGATTCGCTGGCGCTGCTCGACTACCTCAAGAAAACCCCTGATTCAGGCCTGAAAACCGCTTGGACGGCCGGCGCAGATCAAAAACTCGGTTCGGGCTTTATTGCCAATAAAGGCAACGATGAGGCATTGGCGAAAATCAGCGGCGCAGTAGAAGAATTGCGCGCCGATGGCACGCTGAAGCAGTTGGGCGAACAATTCTTTGGTGAAGACGTCAGTGTTAAGTGATATTTTAAGCGCCTTACCGTTTATGACCGAAGCCCGTGCGGCTTTGGTCATAAATGCTTTCTGGCCGATGGTGAAAGCCGGGTTTGTTTATTCGATTCCGCTGGCGTTGGTATCGTTTGTATTCGGCATCCTGATTGCGGTTGCCGTGGCATTGGTGCGCATCGTGCCGATGGGCGGCATCGTCCACCGCCTGCTGCTGGGCGTGGTGAAGTTTTATGTGTCTGCCATCCGCGGCACGCCGATGCTGGTACAGCTGATGATTGTGTTTTACGGCCTGCCCGCCATCGGCATTACACTCGATCCGCTGCCCACCGCCGTTATCGGCTTTTCGCTCAATATCGGCGCTTATGCTTCGGAAACCATCCGTGCGGCAATTTTGTCGGTGCCCAAAGGGCAGTGGGAAGCCGGTTTTACCATCGGCATGACTTATATGCAGACCTTCCGCCGTATCATTATGCCGCAGGCGTTCCGCGTGTCGGTGCCGCCTTTGAGCAATACCTTTATCAGCCTGTTTAAAGAAACTTCGCTGGCTTCGGTGGTAACCATTACCGAGCTTTTCCGCGTGGC of the Uruburuella testudinis genome contains:
- a CDS encoding amino acid ABC transporter permease, coding for MTEARAALVINAFWPMVKAGFVYSIPLALVSFVFGILIAVAVALVRIVPMGGIVHRLLLGVVKFYVSAIRGTPMLVQLMIVFYGLPAIGITLDPLPTAVIGFSLNIGAYASETIRAAILSVPKGQWEAGFTIGMTYMQTFRRIIMPQAFRVSVPPLSNTFISLFKETSLASVVTITELFRVAQQIANASYDFLPVYIEAGLVYWVFCFFLFIGQAKLEKRLDRYVAK